In Kitasatospora sp. NBC_00240, the following are encoded in one genomic region:
- a CDS encoding helix-turn-helix transcriptional regulator, translated as MPLRNTPTARQERLGAELRKLRERAGLTTREAGQLLGVDQAKASHFEAGRASVSEARIRRFAAHCGSDDAALIDALVNMATERVRGWWEEYRDVLSRGFLDLAEAEYHAQAVRTVRIADIPGIMQTEAHARAVFGYTVPELPPADLEAKVAYRVQRRVMLDRCPAPSVRAVIHEAALRMRVGGTSTTREQLTFLLAMSERPAVEIRVIPFAANDFAGTSWPMYYLTGPVPQLDTVHLDTPLKGVFLDAEAQLKRYRSLYSKVESSSLGPTETRDFISRVIKDL; from the coding sequence ATGCCCCTGAGAAACACCCCCACCGCCCGGCAGGAACGGCTTGGCGCCGAACTGCGGAAGCTGCGCGAGCGGGCCGGCCTGACAACCCGCGAAGCAGGCCAACTACTGGGCGTGGACCAGGCGAAGGCGTCCCACTTCGAGGCCGGACGGGCCAGCGTCAGCGAGGCACGGATCCGCCGGTTCGCCGCCCACTGCGGATCGGACGACGCCGCACTGATCGACGCACTCGTGAACATGGCGACGGAACGGGTTCGCGGCTGGTGGGAGGAATACCGGGATGTCCTCTCCCGCGGCTTCCTCGATCTGGCCGAGGCCGAGTATCACGCCCAGGCCGTACGCACGGTCAGGATCGCGGACATCCCCGGCATCATGCAGACGGAAGCCCATGCGCGAGCGGTGTTCGGCTACACCGTCCCGGAGCTGCCGCCCGCCGACCTGGAGGCCAAGGTCGCCTACCGGGTGCAACGACGCGTGATGCTGGACCGCTGTCCAGCCCCCTCAGTACGTGCCGTAATCCACGAGGCCGCACTGCGCATGAGGGTGGGTGGGACGTCAACGACTCGCGAACAGCTGACCTTCCTGCTGGCCATGTCCGAGCGGCCAGCCGTTGAGATCCGTGTCATCCCCTTTGCCGCCAATGATTTCGCCGGTACCAGTTGGCCCATGTATTACTTGACCGGACCCGTGCCCCAGTTGGACACAGTGCACCTCGACACCCCTCTGAAGGGCGTGTTCTTGGACGCGGAGGCGCAACTCAAGAGATACCGCAGCCTCTATTCCAAGGTGGAGAGTTCCTCGCTCGGGCCCACGGAGACACGCGACTTCATCTCCCGTGTCATCAAGGATCTCTGA
- a CDS encoding DUF397 domain-containing protein, whose translation MHEQANWQKSSFSGNGDGTECIELAATDGRILLRESDDPAVVVTTTPAKLRAFILGVKAGEFDHLVD comes from the coding sequence ATGCATGAGCAGGCCAACTGGCAGAAGTCGAGCTTCTCCGGCAACGGGGACGGCACCGAGTGCATAGAACTGGCCGCCACCGACGGCCGAATCCTGCTCCGCGAGAGCGACGACCCCGCCGTCGTCGTCACCACCACCCCCGCCAAGCTCCGCGCCTTCATCCTCGGCGTCAAGGCCGGCGAGTTCGACCACCTCGTCGACTGA